GCTCCACGTTACATTCGTTATCTTGATGTGGAATCCTATGTTTCCAGTGGGAACCTATTACACAGAGGGATATTATTTACTTATAACGGCCTTCGAGATGAATCGGTTGAAATCTGTGGGAGTTTCAATAATTGGGAATGTGCCGAAATGAAACGTAACCAATACGGTATTTACTACACAGTGATTGAGCCAAATCAAATCAAAGACAATTACGAAGAAGACCCTGTTTATGAATACAAATTCCGCGTAAACGGCCTTCTTACTTATGATCCAGAAAACTTTGATAAGGTGGAAGATGGATCTGGATCCTACTTTTCTCGATTTGTATTGGACTCCAAAGATACCGACCGCCAAACAAAAACAATGGTGTTAGAAGATTCCGCAAATGAAGAACGTGACCTTCGAACAGTCAAATTTCAAATTTATTTACCAAATGCAGAAGTGGTACGTGTGGTTGGAAATTTTAATGATTGGAACCCAGAACATGATTTTTTGAAAAAAGACCGTAAGGGTGTTTTCACATTAGAGAAAAAATTACTGCCTGGTGAATACCACTACCAATTCATCGTAGATGGCGAGACAATGTTAGATACTTATAATCCTACAACCAACATCAAAGTGGATACGAATGAATCAGTCTCGTCATTACTTGTTCCAGAAAGAAATTATGCGTTAGAAAGAAAGATGTGAAGATTTAAGTTTAAATACCAAGTAGCATCTAACTTGCATTCAATGAAATAAATGTCAAAAAATTTTAGTATGATGCCGTGTTACTGCTCTAAAGTAGCCGTCATCGATCCTTTGGAAGAACTCATCCGTGGATCGGGTCCATAACCTAAGATACGTTCGTGGACGAACTCTGCATGTTCTAATTCCCCAGAAAAAACGATGGTTTTTTTGCGAGTGTCTACTTCAACAGCATGTTGGAAGGCTTTTTCCCATGTCATTTGGCAAACATCCATGAGCATTTCGATGACATATTCATAAGTGTGGTGGTCATCATCCCACAAAACCACTTTCCAAGGTCCGTCATTTTTATGGGGTTTGATTGCAATTTCTTCTAAGATAGAAGGCTCTGAAGCTCCGGAACCGGACATCACCAAAGCCCCCCTAACCTATTTTTTCTTTTTAGAAATTGCCAGTTCTGCGTGAGATACAACATCCTTCGCACGGAGTCCAAAATAATCAAGCAGCCCACTCCATGTACCCGATTTTCCAAAGGTATCCTTCATTCCTAATTTAATCACAGGAACTGGGTATTCTTCAGATAATAATTCAGATACAGCAGAACCAAGTCCGCCGATAACATTGTGTTCTTCACAAGTTACAACAGCACCACATTCTTTA
The sequence above is a segment of the Leptospira sp. WS39.C2 genome. Coding sequences within it:
- a CDS encoding ATP-dependent Clp protease adaptor ClpS, whose protein sequence is MSGSGASEPSILEEIAIKPHKNDGPWKVVLWDDDHHTYEYVIEMLMDVCQMTWEKAFQHAVEVDTRKKTIVFSGELEHAEFVHERILGYGPDPRMSSSKGSMTATLEQ
- a CDS encoding glycogen-binding domain-containing protein, producing the protein MLKSKFIRIILILLFLTGIGIFADEGLDWIGSFSSGELEMSDETEDQDTVYYLWQLESLKKNIAPRYIRYLDVESYVSSGNLLHRGILFTYNGLRDESVEICGSFNNWECAEMKRNQYGIYYTVIEPNQIKDNYEEDPVYEYKFRVNGLLTYDPENFDKVEDGSGSYFSRFVLDSKDTDRQTKTMVLEDSANEERDLRTVKFQIYLPNAEVVRVVGNFNDWNPEHDFLKKDRKGVFTLEKKLLPGEYHYQFIVDGETMLDTYNPTTNIKVDTNESVSSLLVPERNYALERKM